In Stenotrophomonas sp. 169, one DNA window encodes the following:
- a CDS encoding sodium/sugar symporter, whose amino-acid sequence MQLSVLDTTIVLIYLAGVFVLAQWVSREKAGHMKDAKDYFLASRSLPWWAVGASLIAANISAEQIIGMSGSGYAIGLAIASYEWMAALTLLIVGKWFLPVFLRNGIYTMPQFLEQRYGSRIRTLMAVFWLGLYVFVNVTSILWLGAIAVSQVTGMDQMLAVVLIGVFALLYQLYGGLKAVALTDIVQVSLLVLGGLLVTGLTLNQLGEGAGIVAGITRLWQAHPGHFEMILSKDNPFYKDLPGISVLIGGLWIMNLSYWGFNQYIIQRALAAKNIGEAQKGVLFAAFLKLLMPLIVVVPGIAAVMLAPGLETPDQAYPTMMRLLPTGILGLVFAALVAAIVASLASKINSVATIFTLDFYAKGKRQHDETQLVRVGRIAAAVTVVLGILAAKPLLGSFDQAFQYIQEYTGFFTPGIVVIFLLGLFWKRANEAGALAAAIGSFVLSVVLKLAWPVLPFIDRVGLVFLLALALAVGVSLATPAAPAKDVVRTDDVVYATSSSFNVGAIAVVAILVALYALFW is encoded by the coding sequence ATGCAACTTTCGGTGCTTGATACCACCATCGTACTGATCTACCTCGCCGGTGTTTTCGTGCTGGCGCAGTGGGTATCCCGTGAGAAAGCGGGCCACATGAAGGACGCCAAGGATTACTTCCTGGCCAGTCGCTCGCTGCCGTGGTGGGCGGTCGGTGCCTCCTTGATCGCGGCCAACATTTCCGCCGAACAGATCATCGGCATGTCCGGCTCCGGTTATGCCATCGGCCTGGCCATCGCCTCGTACGAATGGATGGCGGCGCTGACCCTGCTGATCGTGGGTAAATGGTTCCTGCCGGTGTTCCTGCGCAACGGCATTTACACCATGCCGCAGTTCCTCGAACAACGTTACGGCAGCCGCATCCGTACGCTGATGGCGGTGTTCTGGCTGGGCCTGTACGTGTTCGTCAACGTCACCTCCATCCTGTGGCTGGGCGCGATCGCGGTCAGCCAGGTCACCGGCATGGACCAGATGCTGGCGGTGGTGCTGATCGGTGTGTTCGCCTTGCTGTACCAACTGTACGGCGGCCTGAAGGCGGTCGCCCTGACCGACATCGTGCAGGTGTCGCTGCTGGTGCTGGGCGGTCTGCTGGTGACCGGGCTGACACTCAACCAGCTGGGCGAAGGGGCGGGCATCGTCGCGGGCATCACCCGCCTGTGGCAGGCGCATCCGGGTCATTTCGAGATGATCCTGAGCAAGGACAACCCGTTCTACAAAGACCTGCCGGGCATCAGCGTGTTGATCGGCGGGTTGTGGATCATGAATCTCAGCTACTGGGGGTTCAACCAGTACATCATCCAGCGCGCGCTGGCAGCCAAGAACATCGGCGAAGCGCAGAAGGGCGTGCTGTTTGCTGCGTTCCTGAAGCTGCTGATGCCGCTGATCGTAGTGGTGCCGGGCATCGCCGCGGTGATGCTGGCGCCGGGGCTGGAGACGCCCGACCAGGCCTACCCGACCATGATGCGCCTGCTGCCGACCGGCATCCTCGGGCTGGTCTTTGCCGCGCTGGTCGCTGCGATCGTGGCGTCGCTGGCGTCGAAGATCAATTCGGTGGCCACCATCTTCACGTTGGATTTCTACGCCAAGGGCAAGCGCCAGCACGACGAGACGCAGTTGGTGCGGGTGGGACGCATCGCCGCAGCGGTCACCGTGGTGTTGGGCATCCTGGCCGCCAAGCCGCTGCTCGGCAGCTTCGACCAGGCCTTCCAGTACATCCAGGAATACACCGGCTTCTTCACCCCGGGCATCGTGGTGATCTTCCTGTTGGGCCTGTTCTGGAAGCGCGCCAACGAGGCTGGCGCACTTGCCGCTGCCATCGGCTCGTTCGTCCTGTCGGTGGTGCTGAAGCTGGCCTGGCCTGTACTGCCTTTCATCGACCGGGTCGGCCTGGTGTTCCTGCTGGCGCTTGCGCTCGCGGTGGGCGTTTCGCTGGCCACGCCTGCCGCGCCGGCCAAGGACGTGGTCCGCACCGATGATGTGGTCTACGCCACGAGTTCGTCCTTCAACGTGGGTGCCATCGCGGTCGTTGCGATCCTGGTGGCCCTGTACGCCCTGTTCTGGTGA
- a CDS encoding NPCBM/NEW2 domain-containing protein, with translation MITKTLLAAALAFAPLFCAAAEAREELQPTGRFSVYGHGAAATPPMGWNPWNAFRTEVTQDKILSVAETIKRNGMQKAGYRYVNIDDGWWLQRREDGGIQIRTTMFPMAASKSGPPSLKPWTDHLHAMGFKAGLYTDVGRNVCSQAHDAHSPNLPVGTTAQREIGLEGFEASDLATMFGEWGFDYIKVDACGLADYGQGSMAQASGLYREARPLIVRRDAQQSDADKVETMYARVGRLLAEANPDNDFVFSICPWGEANVGTWGGRHGNLWRTSPDIEPTWESMLHNFDTASRRELYAGPGRWNDPDMLAVGLGEFAAEHMTEARTHFSMWTILAAPLLVGFDLNHATPAQIALLSNPEVIAVNQDAAGNQGRIVATDGAVQVLVKPLAARGDRAVLLVNRGEKEVRAGVTAAQMLLNPDSPLRARDLWQQQEIPAADGRLGFTLPPHGSVLLKVSGTPATGNDISLGEITGRIHVAVDGLDGYSAKPAEVSGTPRVDVTPAGQPLRIGGQVQARGIGIHANSRLEVRTAREYARFSALVGLDDSSAAGKGKVVFHVYGDGKPLFTSAPLGRGDAPARIEVDTTGVQVLELVADAGSAQGTTPVVVWADGRLR, from the coding sequence ATGATCACGAAGACCCTGCTGGCCGCTGCATTGGCCTTTGCCCCCCTGTTCTGCGCAGCGGCCGAGGCGCGCGAGGAACTGCAACCGACCGGCCGCTTCAGCGTATATGGCCACGGTGCCGCGGCCACGCCGCCGATGGGCTGGAACCCATGGAATGCATTCCGCACGGAAGTCACCCAGGACAAGATCCTGTCCGTCGCCGAGACCATCAAGCGCAATGGCATGCAGAAGGCGGGCTACCGCTACGTCAATATCGATGACGGCTGGTGGTTGCAGCGGCGCGAAGACGGCGGCATCCAGATCCGCACCACGATGTTCCCGATGGCGGCCAGCAAAAGCGGACCGCCCAGCCTGAAGCCGTGGACGGACCACCTGCATGCCATGGGGTTCAAGGCGGGGCTGTACACCGACGTGGGCCGCAACGTCTGTTCGCAGGCACACGATGCGCACAGCCCGAACCTGCCGGTGGGGACCACCGCGCAGCGCGAGATCGGCCTGGAAGGGTTCGAGGCGAGCGACCTGGCCACCATGTTTGGCGAATGGGGGTTCGATTACATCAAGGTCGATGCCTGCGGACTGGCTGACTATGGCCAGGGCAGCATGGCGCAGGCCAGTGGGCTGTACCGCGAGGCCCGCCCGCTGATCGTGCGTCGCGATGCGCAGCAGAGTGATGCCGACAAGGTGGAAACGATGTATGCGCGCGTCGGACGCCTGCTGGCCGAGGCCAATCCGGACAACGACTTTGTCTTCTCCATCTGCCCGTGGGGCGAAGCCAACGTGGGCACGTGGGGCGGGCGGCATGGCAACCTGTGGCGCACCAGCCCGGACATCGAGCCGACCTGGGAAAGCATGCTGCACAACTTCGACACGGCATCGCGCCGCGAGCTCTATGCCGGCCCCGGCCGCTGGAATGATCCGGACATGCTCGCCGTGGGATTGGGCGAGTTCGCTGCCGAGCACATGACCGAGGCGCGGACGCATTTTTCGATGTGGACGATCCTCGCCGCGCCGCTGCTGGTGGGGTTCGACCTCAACCATGCCACGCCCGCGCAGATTGCCCTGCTGTCCAACCCGGAGGTGATCGCGGTGAACCAGGATGCGGCCGGCAACCAGGGCCGTATCGTGGCGACGGACGGGGCCGTGCAGGTGCTGGTGAAGCCCTTGGCAGCGCGCGGCGATCGGGCGGTGCTGCTGGTCAACCGGGGCGAAAAAGAAGTGCGCGCCGGCGTGACTGCGGCGCAGATGCTGCTCAACCCGGACAGCCCGCTGCGCGCACGCGACCTGTGGCAGCAGCAGGAGATACCGGCGGCCGACGGCCGGCTTGGGTTCACCCTGCCACCGCACGGGTCGGTGCTGCTCAAGGTCAGCGGTACGCCGGCCACGGGCAACGACATCAGCCTGGGGGAGATCACCGGGCGCATCCACGTCGCCGTGGACGGGCTGGACGGCTACAGCGCCAAGCCCGCCGAGGTGTCTGGTACGCCGCGGGTCGACGTGACGCCGGCGGGACAACCGCTGCGCATCGGCGGCCAGGTGCAGGCACGTGGTATTGGCATCCATGCCAACTCGCGGCTGGAAGTGCGTACTGCCCGGGAGTACGCGCGTTTCAGCGCGCTGGTGGGCCTGGATGACAGCTCCGCAGCGGGGAAGGGCAAGGTCGTGTTCCATGTATACGGCGACGGCAAGCCGCTGTTCACCAGCGCCCCGCTGGGGCGTGGCGACGCGCCGGCCCGCATCGAGGTCGACACCACCGGCGTGCAGGTGCTGGAACTGGTGGCGGATGCAGGAAGCGCGCAGGGCACCACCCCGGTTGTGGTCTGGGCCGATGGCCGGCTGCGCTGA
- a CDS encoding FadR/GntR family transcriptional regulator, whose product MMATSSRSLHGQIVHELGKLIIAGTYKPGEVLPREELLAEHLQVSRTALRESLRVLGSKGLIETKQKIGTRVRDATHWNLLDPDVLAWHGAALPDLEFVEQLAEMRELIEPAAAALAAQRRTPAQLERIQQAYASMAAAVDMEAWAAADLRFHHAVLDATANALLRPLFSVIETALGSYLLLSAQKADADFKYSLPRHARVLQAIADQQPEDARQAMLEMIADSRRNLREGARPTP is encoded by the coding sequence ATGATGGCGACGTCGAGCCGTAGCCTGCACGGGCAGATCGTGCACGAACTGGGCAAGCTGATCATCGCCGGCACGTACAAGCCCGGCGAGGTGCTGCCACGCGAGGAGCTGCTTGCAGAACACCTGCAGGTCAGCCGCACCGCGCTGCGTGAGTCGCTGCGCGTGCTGGGCTCCAAGGGGTTGATCGAAACGAAGCAGAAGATCGGCACCCGGGTCCGCGATGCCACCCACTGGAACCTGCTGGACCCGGACGTGCTGGCCTGGCACGGCGCGGCCTTGCCGGACCTGGAGTTTGTCGAACAACTGGCAGAGATGCGCGAACTGATCGAGCCTGCCGCTGCCGCACTGGCCGCCCAGCGCCGCACGCCCGCGCAGCTCGAGCGTATCCAGCAGGCCTATGCGTCGATGGCAGCGGCCGTGGACATGGAGGCGTGGGCGGCAGCCGATCTCCGGTTCCACCATGCCGTGCTGGATGCCACCGCCAATGCGTTGCTGCGCCCGTTGTTCAGCGTGATTGAAACCGCACTCGGGAGTTACCTCCTGCTGTCTGCGCAGAAGGCCGACGCGGACTTCAAGTACTCGTTGCCCCGGCACGCACGTGTGCTGCAGGCCATTGCCGACCAGCAGCCGGAAGACGCCCGGCAGGCCATGCTGGAAATGATCGCCGATTCGCGCCGCAACCTGCGCGAGGGCGCGAGGCCTACGCCATGA
- a CDS encoding MOSC domain-containing protein: MPSPVLLSSIHTGRALPYTRPGSRSAIAKSLVDHPVRIHAEGIEGDEQGDLRVHGGLDKAIHHYPFDHYPFWRADHPHPLLGAAGAFGENFSSSGWTEAHIHIADVIRVGTATLQVSQGRQPCWKLNDRFGYADMARTMQSSGRTGWYYRVLEGGTVSPGDTLTVVERPCADWPLSRLVTVLFDRTLERELLEEASQLPLTASWKKLLLNRLQRNEVESWQSRLQGPADA, translated from the coding sequence ATGCCTTCACCCGTCCTGCTGAGCAGCATCCACACCGGACGCGCGCTGCCGTACACGCGACCGGGCAGCCGCAGCGCGATTGCCAAGTCGTTGGTCGATCATCCCGTGCGCATCCACGCAGAGGGCATTGAAGGCGATGAGCAGGGTGACCTGCGCGTACACGGTGGGCTGGACAAGGCCATCCATCACTATCCGTTCGATCATTACCCGTTCTGGCGCGCGGACCACCCGCATCCACTATTGGGCGCCGCTGGTGCCTTCGGCGAGAACTTCTCCAGCAGCGGGTGGACCGAAGCGCACATCCATATCGCCGATGTGATCCGGGTTGGAACGGCCACACTGCAGGTGTCGCAGGGTCGCCAGCCATGCTGGAAACTCAACGACCGATTCGGGTATGCGGACATGGCACGGACAATGCAGTCGAGCGGGCGCACCGGCTGGTATTACCGCGTGCTGGAAGGCGGTACGGTGTCGCCAGGCGACACGCTGACCGTTGTGGAGCGGCCGTGCGCTGATTGGCCGCTCAGCCGACTGGTGACCGTCTTGTTCGATCGCACGTTGGAGCGAGAGCTGCTGGAAGAAGCCAGCCAACTGCCGCTGACCGCATCATGGAAGAAACTGTTGTTGAACCGGCTGCAGCGCAACGAAGTGGAATCCTGGCAATCCCGGCTGCAGGGCCCCGCTGACGCATGA
- a CDS encoding isocitrate lyase/phosphoenolpyruvate mutase family protein: MSTPEVTNRRQQFRALHASGCFVLPNPWDIGSARYLQHAGFAALASTSSGRAWSRGVPDGGETLDEVLAHLRELVAATSLPLTADFGDGFGAAPADVDVAVRRAIDTGVAGLSIEDASGDPGQPLRPLDDAVARLRAARKAIDRSGAVVMLTGRAENFFVGQPDIDDAILRLRAYAAAGADCLYAPGITQRAHIEAVVAAVAPKPVNLLVGGPSAFSLQDIAAMGVRRVSLGGALARAAWGGVMRATQLLQDEGSFAGLEGATPGATLNSLFDPAQR, translated from the coding sequence ATGTCGACGCCCGAGGTAACCAACCGCCGGCAGCAGTTCCGGGCGTTGCACGCGTCCGGCTGTTTCGTGCTGCCGAACCCGTGGGACATCGGCAGTGCACGCTACCTGCAGCACGCGGGCTTCGCGGCACTGGCTTCAACCAGTTCCGGGCGGGCTTGGAGCCGCGGCGTGCCAGATGGCGGAGAGACGCTGGATGAGGTGCTGGCGCATCTGCGCGAGCTCGTTGCAGCCACCTCCCTGCCGCTCACTGCTGATTTTGGCGATGGTTTCGGGGCGGCGCCTGCTGACGTGGACGTGGCTGTCCGGCGCGCCATCGATACAGGGGTGGCCGGATTGTCCATAGAAGATGCCAGTGGCGATCCCGGTCAGCCGCTACGCCCGCTGGATGACGCCGTGGCACGCCTGCGTGCCGCACGGAAAGCGATCGACCGTTCCGGCGCGGTGGTGATGCTGACCGGACGCGCCGAGAACTTCTTCGTGGGGCAACCTGATATCGACGACGCGATCCTGCGTCTGCGCGCCTATGCAGCGGCCGGCGCCGACTGCCTGTATGCACCGGGCATCACCCAGCGCGCGCACATCGAAGCCGTGGTCGCGGCCGTCGCGCCGAAGCCGGTGAACCTGCTGGTCGGGGGCCCAAGCGCGTTCTCGTTGCAGGACATCGCCGCGATGGGGGTGCGCCGCGTCAGCCTCGGCGGCGCGCTTGCACGCGCCGCGTGGGGCGGCGTCATGCGCGCCACGCAGCTGCTGCAGGACGAAGGCAGTTTCGCCGGCCTGGAGGGCGCCACGCCCGGCGCTACGCTGAATTCCCTGTTCGACCCCGCGCAACGGTAG
- a CDS encoding SDR family oxidoreductase, whose protein sequence is MSTVFVIGAAGKVGRHLVSQLTARGHRVRALHRRPEQAAALQQDGATPVAGDLQALDGTALAALLTGSDVLVFTAGAGGKGGVDTTRAIDGRGLETAVDAARRAGVQRVLLVSAFPEAGRGTDVSDTFEVYMQVKKQADVHLAASCLEWVILRPGTLTDAAGTGNVSAGPAIGYGDISREDVAATLVALVERPAIQRVIIELTAGDTPVAEALDYLDPRT, encoded by the coding sequence ATGAGCACTGTCTTCGTCATTGGTGCGGCCGGCAAGGTCGGCCGCCACCTGGTCAGCCAGTTGACCGCCCGTGGGCACCGGGTCCGTGCGCTGCATCGCCGACCCGAGCAAGCCGCCGCGCTGCAACAGGACGGTGCGACGCCCGTGGCGGGTGATCTGCAGGCGTTGGATGGCACAGCGCTGGCCGCGCTCCTGACAGGCAGCGATGTGCTTGTATTTACGGCCGGCGCCGGCGGAAAGGGCGGCGTGGACACCACGCGTGCCATCGATGGTCGCGGACTCGAAACCGCCGTGGATGCCGCGCGACGGGCTGGCGTGCAGCGCGTCCTGCTGGTGTCCGCATTTCCAGAAGCCGGGCGTGGCACGGACGTGTCCGACACGTTCGAGGTCTACATGCAGGTCAAAAAACAGGCCGACGTACACCTGGCCGCGTCCTGTCTGGAATGGGTGATCCTGCGTCCCGGCACGCTGACCGATGCGGCCGGCACCGGTAATGTGTCTGCCGGCCCGGCGATCGGGTATGGCGATATTTCGCGTGAGGATGTGGCCGCCACGCTGGTGGCGCTGGTGGAGCGCCCCGCCATCCAGCGGGTGATCATCGAGCTGACCGCGGGCGACACGCCCGTGGCCGAGGCGCTGGATTATCTGGATCCGCGCACCTGA
- a CDS encoding metallophosphoesterase, which translates to MFPVLSVIASVLALYIVLRLVWPLRLPLAVRVLLSLLVFAMALHHRIVAQFAGTMASPELPKMVIAVLATGFTSLLLGALFLLLIDAALLIARLLKSARSTAALRAPWLRPVAGLTALALGIFGVSQGMAVPKPRSIDVEIAGLPAAFDGYRVLQLTDIHASRLLTGDWVRKVVAESNAQHPDLIVITGDLIDGTVAARADDFAPLGDLRAPDGVIAITGNHEYYAQYAHWMKAFRGLGMQVLENTHTEVRRDGAVLTIAGVTDPVAARYGLPLPDLDAALAGSNPQAPVILLDHRPREAVANAARGVKLQLSGHTHGGHIIGMDQLVKRANGGFVSGRYAVGGMTLYVSNGAGLWPGFAARIGVPSEITLITLRVPRS; encoded by the coding sequence ATTTTTCCTGTGCTGAGTGTCATTGCTTCCGTTCTCGCGCTGTACATCGTGCTCCGCCTGGTCTGGCCGCTGCGCCTTCCGCTGGCCGTGCGCGTGCTGCTGTCTCTGCTGGTCTTCGCGATGGCGCTGCACCATCGCATCGTGGCCCAGTTCGCCGGCACCATGGCGTCGCCTGAGCTGCCGAAGATGGTCATCGCCGTGCTGGCGACCGGATTCACGTCGTTGCTCCTCGGCGCCTTGTTCCTGCTGCTGATCGATGCGGCGTTGCTGATCGCACGTCTGCTGAAGTCAGCGAGGTCAACCGCCGCATTGCGCGCGCCATGGCTGCGTCCTGTCGCGGGCCTGACAGCGCTGGCGCTGGGAATTTTCGGCGTAAGCCAAGGCATGGCGGTGCCCAAGCCGCGCAGCATCGACGTCGAGATCGCCGGACTGCCCGCTGCGTTTGACGGCTATCGTGTGTTGCAACTGACCGACATCCATGCCAGTCGCCTGCTCACCGGTGACTGGGTGCGCAAGGTCGTAGCCGAAAGCAACGCGCAGCACCCGGACCTGATCGTCATCACCGGCGATCTGATCGATGGCACGGTCGCAGCACGTGCCGATGACTTCGCACCGCTCGGTGACCTGCGCGCGCCGGATGGCGTCATCGCGATTACCGGCAACCACGAGTACTACGCGCAGTACGCCCACTGGATGAAGGCATTCCGCGGCCTGGGCATGCAGGTGCTTGAAAATACCCATACCGAGGTCCGCCGCGACGGTGCGGTGCTGACCATCGCCGGGGTCACCGATCCGGTGGCCGCGCGCTATGGCCTGCCACTGCCGGACCTCGACGCCGCGCTGGCGGGCAGCAACCCGCAGGCCCCGGTGATCCTGCTGGACCACCGCCCGCGCGAAGCGGTAGCGAATGCCGCCCGCGGGGTGAAGCTGCAGCTGTCCGGGCATACCCACGGCGGCCATATCATCGGCATGGATCAGCTGGTGAAGCGTGCCAACGGTGGCTTCGTGTCCGGCCGTTATGCAGTGGGTGGCATGACGCTGTATGTCAGCAACGGCGCCGGTCTGTGGCCGGGCTTCGCGGCCCGCATCGGGGTGCCGTCGGAGATCACGTTGATCACCTTGCGGGTGCCGCGCTCGTGA
- a CDS encoding MFS transporter, which translates to MHRRSMWVAALSTVVEWYDFTLYLYFATVLSRVFFGGGETALLATLAGFAVSYLMRPLGALCFGHLGDRLGRRWMLLASMTLMAAAMLATALLPTHAQIGASAGVLLLVLRCVMAFSVGGEYTGVVAYLLESAPSGRRGLITSLASAASEVGALLAVALSALTVALLPQPALDTWGWRIPFFVGAALAVVILLARSGMHESPEFERQQREGSVPSAPLRQILRSHPGAVARTFAISALGSITYYVGITYVPAFLHANGRGEGEALWLSTIAAVAVIAATPLCGALSDRFGRRPMLLMLTVLSALLPLSMFSWMADASTAGVIAAAVTLACVAGGISAVAASATAEQFPGEGRLSGLALGVTMATAVFGGATPWLAQWWVERSGWNAAPGAMIAIVAVLVLPVLWRLPETRPTPVR; encoded by the coding sequence ATGCACCGCCGTTCAATGTGGGTGGCCGCGCTGTCCACCGTGGTGGAGTGGTACGACTTCACCCTGTACCTGTACTTCGCCACCGTGCTGTCCCGGGTGTTCTTCGGCGGCGGCGAAACCGCGCTGCTGGCCACCCTGGCAGGGTTCGCCGTGTCCTACCTGATGCGCCCGCTGGGGGCGCTGTGCTTCGGCCATCTGGGTGACCGTCTCGGTCGTCGCTGGATGCTGCTGGCGTCGATGACCCTGATGGCCGCCGCGATGCTCGCCACCGCATTGCTGCCGACCCATGCCCAGATCGGCGCCAGTGCAGGCGTGCTGCTGCTGGTGCTGCGCTGTGTGATGGCGTTCTCGGTAGGCGGTGAGTACACCGGGGTGGTGGCCTACCTGCTGGAAAGCGCGCCCAGCGGACGGCGTGGTCTGATCACGTCGCTGGCATCGGCTGCCAGTGAAGTCGGTGCCTTGCTGGCGGTGGCGCTGTCCGCGCTCACGGTCGCCTTGCTGCCACAACCTGCGCTGGATACGTGGGGCTGGCGTATTCCGTTCTTCGTCGGTGCGGCGTTGGCGGTGGTGATCCTGCTGGCCCGCTCGGGCATGCACGAATCGCCGGAGTTCGAACGCCAGCAGCGCGAAGGCAGCGTGCCCAGCGCACCGCTGCGGCAGATACTGCGTTCGCATCCGGGCGCGGTCGCGCGTACTTTCGCCATATCGGCACTGGGATCGATCACCTACTACGTGGGCATCACCTACGTGCCCGCGTTCCTGCACGCCAACGGCCGCGGCGAGGGGGAAGCCCTGTGGCTTTCAACCATCGCGGCAGTGGCCGTGATCGCGGCGACGCCCTTGTGCGGTGCGCTGTCCGACCGCTTCGGGCGGCGCCCGATGTTGCTGATGCTGACGGTCCTGTCTGCGCTGCTGCCGTTGTCGATGTTCAGCTGGATGGCAGATGCCTCCACCGCAGGCGTCATCGCTGCAGCGGTAACCCTGGCCTGCGTGGCGGGTGGGATCAGTGCGGTGGCCGCATCGGCCACCGCAGAGCAGTTTCCCGGCGAGGGCCGCCTGAGCGGGCTGGCCCTGGGGGTGACCATGGCCACCGCAGTATTTGGCGGCGCCACGCCGTGGCTGGCGCAGTGGTGGGTGGAGCGCAGTGGCTGGAATGCAGCGCCCGGCGCGATGATCGCCATCGTCGCGGTGCTGGTCCTGCCGGTACTGTGGCGGCTGCCGGAAACGCGTCCGACGCCAGTCCGGTAG